A stretch of the Uranotaenia lowii strain MFRU-FL chromosome 3, ASM2978415v1, whole genome shotgun sequence genome encodes the following:
- the LOC129753922 gene encoding uncharacterized protein LOC129753922 — protein MISLRTVLYVVLASIGAIRADWGPKIPTITGFSSSIQNSINTGTSVIAGANSTVVVNVNLDWTGALGMIQSACVLLGTPLDQVYATIKSYSTDTTTSQTLMETTLNSLLTRTSTTVDSANTTLQGLQNVVKQSQYVPLVGNVTSLKGSVTSLASDLTTLFAAITSVTSGTTTYTSTTITTKITQAMQNNIVNDLTASYNSLVNISNSMKSIISDRQLVIAYQSTMNTTRNTTAASVNTAFNTYVKALVAAQQTIIANSNTTLASIRSSFDKILTYPAAFYNNNWLNVYLSTLYTMMNNNAVVIYSATNSTVAYNGATLSGALVKLNSALSGFGDQILNTTSLSNTTFANQCINKYAPLVTSTANIQISRLTNCFTAETNDLSSLGTASQNTINDLKTYASFSTIFRYDLCTIPGGNCTMLFLNAGVDGQLATSVNVKITQLLKQFTNTLSIFNYRTIFCYNAVMNDILDVLATMQQQFSNCLNTGF, from the exons ATGATTAGTTTACGAACAGTTCTATACGTAGTGCTGGCCTCGATTGGCGCCATCAGGGCCGATTGGGGCCCCAAAATCCCCACCATTACGGGATTTTCTTCAAGCATTCAAAATAGCATCAATACCGGGACTTCGGTGATAGCCGGGGCAAATTCTACTGTTGTAGTCAACGTTAATTTGGACTGGACAGGTGCTTTGGGTATGATCCAATCGGCATGCGTTCTATTGGGGACTCCACTAGATCAGGTGTACGCTACGATTAAATCGTACAGCACTGATACAACGACTTCACAAACATTGATGGAGACAACCTTGAACTCATTACTCACGAGAACGTCTACGACAGTGGATAGTGCTAATACTACGCTTCAAGGACTGCAAAATGTGGTCAAGCAGAGTCAATACGTTCCACTGGTTGGCAATGTTACTAGTCTGAAAGGATCCGTTACTAGTTTGGCAAGCGATCTCACCACCTTGTTTGCAGCAATAACCTCCGTTACGTCTGGAACGACTACGTACACTTCTACTACGATTACGACCAAGATAACTCAAgcaatgcaaaacaatatcgtcaacGATTTGACGGCTAGCTACAACTCTCTTGTGAATATATCGAACAGCATGAAGTCTATAATCAGTGATCGACAGTTGGTCATAGCGTATCAGTCGACCATGAACACTACCCGGAATACTACGGCAGCTTCTGTCAATACTGCTTTCAACACCTACGTCAAAGCGCTGGTAGCAGCTCAGCAAACAATCATAGCTAACAGCAATACGACCCTGGCTAGTATCCGTAGCTCATTTGATAAGATCCTAACATACCCGGCAGCATTCTACAATAACAACTGGCTCAACGTGTATCTCAGTACACTCTACACGATGATGAACAACAATGCTGTGGTCATCTATTCGGCTACCAATAGCACGGTGGCCTACAATGGTGCAACGCTGAGTGGAGCTCTGGTCAAGCTGAACAGTGCGTTGAGCGGCTTCGGGGATCAGATACTAAACACAACTAGCCTCTCCAACACAACCTTCGCCAATCAGTGCATCAACAAATACGCCCCCTTGGTAACATCGACGGCAAACATCCAGATCAGTCGTCTCACCAACTGCTTCACTGCTGAAACCAATGATTTGTCATCTCTAGGAACCGCTTCTCAGAATACAATCAACGACCTCAAGACCTACGCTTCCTTCTCAACAATCTTTCGGTACGACCTGTGTACCATTCCCGGTGGCAACTGTACCATGCTT TTCTTAAACGCTGGAGTCGATGGACAGCTTGCAACTTCGGTTAACGTCAAGATCACCCAACTGTTGAAGCAGTTCACCAATACGCTGAGCATCTTCAACTACCGGACTATTTTCTGCTACAACGCCGTCATGAATGACATTTTGGACGTGCTGGCAACGATGCAGCAGCAGTTCAGCAACTGTCTGAATACGGGCTTTTAG
- the LOC129753923 gene encoding uncharacterized protein LOC129753923 produces the protein MKIARLVCWAVAVVGLLFGRATADWGLPAAVNGFTANIQSSISTGTAVVTSANASIVVNTNLDLLKVLPIVQVALGQLNEPLNWLFSVIVSASQDKTTRPATLFSNFSTLCTNTNAALLAANTTLTALNSTVKQAYYSQIIANIALLRQAVTTLSTDTAALGSAVVVAAAATYPYTSTNITLVITTSLQSAITTDLARIYSVLNTISSLLKSVISDRQLVIAYQATHNSTIASTTNTVYGAYSSYLSKLIAQQASIITSGNSTQASIRNSFSSILTNPAAFSNGNWLTSYLNVIFSYFDKVAAVYYSASNNTMAAHADFLNNTLLQLNRSLTDLSIQLTDVPITSANPNANPCINKYAPTFSSTANIQISRLTTCLTTESNDISTWGTTMTSIMSDIQKFAAYSAMFRFDLCTVANGNCTGLYLTSSVDTAMAELVKLKIDQLQESYLGQMTVLMYRVAYCYNAVYNDILDNINLMKQTFGICLYTGS, from the exons ATGAAGATAGCACGATTAGTTTGTTGGGCAGTAGCCGTAGTTGGTTTACTTTTTGGCCGGGCTACGGCCGACTGGGGCCTTCCGGCAGCCGTCAACGGATTCACCGCGAACATTCAAAGCAGCATTAGCACCGGAACGGCTGTAGTGACGTCAGCCAATGCATCGATTGTCGTCAATACGAATCTGGATCTTCTGAAGGTGCTACCGATCGTTCAGGTGGCTTTGGGTCAGTTGAATGAACCCCTCAATTGGTTGTTCAGCGTAATAGTCAGTGCTAGTCAGGACAAAACTACGCGTCCTGCAACACTCTTCAGCAATTTTTCGACTTTGTGCACGAATACAAATGCCGCTCTACTGGCCGCCAACACTACCTTGACAGCACTAAACTCAACCGTTAAACAGGCGTACTATAGCCAAATAATCGCGAACATAGCCCTTCTAAGACAAGCTGTTACCACCTTATCGACGGATACCGCGGCTCTAGGAAGTGCCGTTGTAGTAGCTGCTGCTGCCACGTATCCCTATACTTCGACCAATATAACCTTGGTCATAACAACCAGCCTACAAAGTGCAATTACCACCGACCTGGCTAGGATCTACAGCGTCCTTAATACCATTTCCAGCTTGCTGAAGTCCGTAATCAGTGATCGACAGCTGGTGATAGCGTATCAAGCCACTCACAACAGTACCATCGCCTCGACAACCAATACGGTCTACGGCGCCTACAGCTCATACCTGAGTAAGCTGATCGCTCAGCAAGCGTCGATCATCACAAGTGGCAACAGTACCCAGGCCAGCATTCGAAACTCGTTCAGCAGCATCCTCACCAATCCGGCTGCCTTCAGCAATGGCAACTGGCTCACGTCCTACCTCAATGTGATCTTCTCCTACTTCGACAAGGTAGCGGCTGTATACTATTCGGCCTCGAACAACACCATGGCAGCCCATGCCGATTTCCTCAACAATACGCTACTGCAGCTCAACCGATCGCTTACCGATCTAAGCATCCAGCTTACCGATGTACCCATCACTTCTGCCAATCCCAATGCTAACCCATGCATCAACAAGTATGCACCGACCTTCAGTAGTACGGCGAACATCCAAATCAGTCGGCTTACCACCTGTCTGACCACGGAAAGTAACGATATTTCAACCTGGGGAACGACCATGACCTCCATCATGAGCGACATCCAGAAGTTTGCTGCCTACTCGGCCATGTTCCGGTTTGACCTTTGCACGGTGGCCAACGGTAATTGTACCGGATTG TACTTGACCTCGTCGGTGGATACGGCTATGGCCGAGTTGGTGAAGTTGAAGATCGATCAGCTGCAGGAATCGTACCTAGGGCAGATGACGGTTCTGATGTATCGGGTGGCCTATTGCTACAATGCAGTCTACAACGATATCCTGGACAACATTAATCTGATGAAGCAAACCTTCGGTATCTGTTTGTACACTGGATCGTAA